A segment of the Delphinus delphis chromosome 20, mDelDel1.2, whole genome shotgun sequence genome:
TCTGGGGCTATAGCAGCAGAACTGGGTACGCTGGGACAGAAACTGATGGCCCGCAAAATCAAAAACCTTTACTGAGGTTTGCTGACCCCAATTTTAAGATGCAGGcgattccttccttctccctcaggTCCTGTTGACGTCACCGATCCCCATCACGTctcccatccccactgccaccatcCTGCTCGCCTCCCTCTCTATTAGCGCCCACGGCCCTGTCAAAGCCTCCAATGGCTCCCTAGGGCTTGAAGACAACACACCGCCCACCCGGCAGAGGCGAGAGACGTAACCGCTGCCCCCCCTTACCTCTCGGACTTAAGCACCTCCCTCCGACCTACCCTCACTGGCTTCCTGGTGGTGCCCCAAACACACCAAGCGCGATCTCCTCGCCTCGCCTTTGCATGGGCTGTTCCCTtttctggaatgcttttcccctaGACCTTCCCGCATGGAGCCCAAGTGATCCTTCCTCAGGTCAAAGAGcaacccccacccctccctttgtAGGCCCTTGGCCCTGATTGTTCCTCTACGTCTTTATCATTATCACTCGCTGACATCATAGGATATACTTACTTTACTGTCTGGCTTCCCCACGAAGACGTCAGCTCCCTGAGTGCGCAGGGATTTTGTCCCTTTTATGCTCAGCCATATCCCCAGAGTATCCTGCCTACCACATGATAGGTGCTCAAAAATAAAAGCGTACTGAACGACTGAGAGTGTCCCGAGGGGAATCGTAACATCCACCTGACAGGGCTGTGGCAAGGATTCAATGAGATGAAGCATGCAAAGAAACCCAGCGAGCACCGGATCGATCACCACCACTCTCGTGACCATCATCAGTTACGTCTGTTGAGTGGACTTCTGAGATACAGCTCAGTCTGACCACCACCTACGCCATGTCCcaagtgggggcagggggggccctgggcaagtcacttgacccCTCTCTTCCTTCAGGGTTCTTCGGTGTTAACTGGGCCGCACTCCTCTGCACCCGGTGGGATAACACCCAAGGCGAGGCGCGTGGGATGCCCGCGTGCGGCCAATCCGCCACAAACTAGTCATGGCTACGGCGGTGGGCGTCTCTGCACGTTCCTGGCCCCTGTTCCAGAGGCTGGGGCCCCCTGAGGAGTCTTTTCGGGACCAGGGCAGAGAGGGCCTGACGGGGGCGCCGCGGCCGCACCGCACAGGAGCCGAGGAAGCGGGTCAGCTCCCGGGCCTCCCGCTCTCAGGGCGCCGACACTGGGCCGCCCGGGGCGCTCTGCGCCGGTTCACAGGACAGGGAAAGGGAGACCCGGCGAGGCCTGGCTGGCAGGAGACCGCTGTCAGTCACAGGCAGGGCCAGGCCCTCAACAAGGCCTGGgggctcttccttctttctcgGGCACAGTCCTCACAGGAGGAGACTGAAGCCTGGCTGGGGCCAGAGGTCACACACTGGACGGCCAGGCGTCTAAGCCTTCAGCGCCCGGTTGACACACCACGCAGGTCACAGGTCATTCTCAGCACAAAATGGCGCCTCGGAGAAAAACGTACAACGATTCCCAGCGCCCACCCCCACTCCCGGCTGAGGAAGGGGCGCGGGCATCCGCGCACACTCATTtgcatacacaaaaatcaacgaACCTCATTGGCTGCAAGCGCCTGGGTCCGCGCTAGGCAAGGCTCCCATTGGTCGCTCTCCATTTCCCTcgcccccccaacccccgtgCTGCCTTCTCCGTCAAGGATTGGCCCGCGCGCGTCTCGTGACGCCACTCCACGACTGCGCGCCCCTATTGGCCGGCGCGCCTTCTATCGTCCTTTTAAACCGCCAGAGTCCCACCTCCCTTCGCCCTGCCCAGGCTCCACGGCCGACCGTTAGTCGCGTGAGTGATCTCCTGGGCGTCGGGGCACGCGCGTGCGCCAGCGTCTCATTCAAATGGACCAATCAGCGGTCGCGTCGCCCTTCACGTCCTCTCCCGCTCTACTTCCCTTTCTCCGCCACTCCATCCTCCCGGATCCCTCCCCGACCACCGCGTACCCCCATTGGCCGGCCCGCCGAGCGCCCCCTCCCCAACTTCGGCCTGCAGCTTGCTGGAAGGGAGCGAGCTCGTCGAACGCCGAGGGCCGTGCGCGCTGACGTCACGGGTCGAGGCACGGCGAGAGGGGCCCGCGAGGGGGCGCGGCCTGTGGGCGGATATAAAAGGGCGGCGGTGCGCGCGCGACAGGCTTAGTGCGGCCGGGCACTGGGGGCGGGTGGAGGTGCGGTGCGGTTCGCGGCGGGCGTCGGAGGCAGCGGGGAGCAGAGCGGGGCCGCCGGGGCCTCGCTAGGGCCGCAGCGGCAGCAGTTGGGCCCCCCGCCCCGGCCGGCGGCCGGAGAGCGCAGGAAGGGGGCCGGGGGGACCCGCCCCCGGCCGGCAGCAGTCATGGTGAGCTAGGCGTCCAGGCCCGGGAGGGGTGGTTGGGCCTCCCCCCCCAGAGGAGGAGGCGGGGTCTCAGGAGCCTCTCGCGGGCGGCTTGGGGGATTGGAGGGCCCACCTGGGTATCCCGGGCCTGAGATGGGCCCGGGGGCCTTCCTgtaggcggggcggggcgggaggggagggccCGGCCGAGCTCCGGGCTTTTTGGCCCGCCCGTGGGTGTTTCGGGAACAACGACGCTCCGCCACCGTCTCCAGGCTCGAGTTGGGGTTTCCAGGGTGGTCTTAACCAAGATTAGGTGGGGAAGGGGGACCGGCATAGGCCTCGGGCCTGCCCGGAATCATTCGGGGACCTTGCGGAGCTACGAGCGGGCTTTGGGGTCTTCTGGGGAAGGTGGAGTCATCCGCAAGCCCTCGGCAATCCGCCCTATTTCTAGTGGGAGATCAGCTTGGGGCGGTCGCCTGAAGCATCCTGGGTTGGGGGTTCTGGGAGCTCGGGGTGATTGACAGCCTGGGACTGCAGGAGTAAGACTAGGGTGCCACTGCATCCTAGATCCTGCAGGAGGCACCAGGCCCTGGCTCTGCCCGTGGCTCACCCCCTTGTCTCCATACCTAGAACTCCAACGTGGAGAACCTGCCCCCCCATATCATCCGCCTGGTGTACAAGGAGGTGACGACACTGACAGCTGACCCACCTGATGGTATCAAGGTCTTTCCCAATGAGGAGGACCTCACTGACCTGCAGGTCACCATCGAGGGCCCTGGTGAGTGTGGGAATGAGAGGGAGGGGTGCACTTCCTAGATCTCCGTCAATCTTAGAGCAAGGATAGGAGGCTCCCACTGTAAGGTGGACTGCCAGACCCTGAGGACGCAAGGGTAGACATGACAGGCACACCTGTTACACATGGTGCTCACAGTATGCAGGGCAGGACACTAGAAATGACAAGTAATTGTATATACTTTCCCCGTAAGTGTTGTGAGAAAAATTCTGGGGGCCAGGAGAGCATATAATGGGGCCTTACCTGGGTTTGGGTGTTTCCTCCATCCTGAAGTATGGGTAGGAATTAAGTGGGATTGGGAAGAGGATGCCAGGTGGGGAGAAGTGTCAGCAAAGGCCTGGAGGGGAGGCTGGATCATCTCAAACTCCTTCCTGCCGCCAGTGTTAGGCTCTCTGGGGACCAAGCAGAGAACAAATGCAGGCTTTCAGGGAGATAACAGTAATAACCAAATAACTACAGGGGACCGTTTGATCTTGCATAGTGGCTTAGCAGGTTGTTTCACGTGCACTACATTTAAGTTATTAGTTGAATTTTTATAAGTGAAGAGTGTGATGAAGGACCTAGTCTGGAGTTGAACTtgtggggagggggtcagggaagacttcctgaggaacagaagaaaaaagacttgTGAAGCTTATAGGGAACAGACCTTTTAGGGCTTGTAGACCTCTTTTAAAGGAGTTTGGAAAGGAAGCCTTTGGAAGGTTTAAAGCCGGGCCAGTGGGTCGCTTCAGACTTCACTTTGACTTCAGTGAGGGTGGGGATACAATCTGGAGGCCGGTCAGGAAGCCGCTGACCATGGGCATCCTTCAGGTGAGAGAAGTGGTTCCGCTGGACTTGGAGGTGGGCTCAGATTCAGGAGTGGACCTGGAGGTCAGCTGCCCAGGCTATGATGGGTGGGACGTGGGGGCTGGGGCATGAGGAACAGCCATGGGTCTGGAACAACTCCCAGTGTTTGCTGCGGCAGGGAAGACCACGGAGTGGACAGAACTGTCCTGACATTTGCCTGAGAAGCTTCCAAATAGATGTTTTTCCTAGGAGCTGAGTGGGCACGTGTGTCTGTGCCTCTTGGGAAGGGTGTGCTGTGCCTTCACTTGGGAGTGAAGAGGGATCCGTGGGTGGGGACCACCAGTCAGGGGGTTTACTCTGAGCTGGGGGTGGTGCCTGTGGCCCCCTGGGAACCTGGGCCTGTCTTCCTCTCGAGAACCCCCCGTCTGGTGGAGGAGGCGGTGGGGCACTTGCCTCACAGCCAGACCGTGGAGACTGGTTTTGGGGGTGCCTGGAAGGCCTGCGCCTCCTGATACTGTCCCCCTCCCTGCATTCCAGAGGGGACCCCATACGCCGGAGGCCTCTTCCGCATGAAACTCTTGCTGGGGAAGGACTTTCCTGCCTCCCCGCCCAAGGGCTACTTCCTGACCAAGATCTTCCACCCAAATGTGGGCGCCAATGGTGAGATCTGCGTCAACGTGCTCAAGAGGGACTGGACAGCTGAGCTGGGCATCCGGCACGTGCTGCTGGTGAGTtctgcctgggcctgggcctcccTCCTGGACGCATCCCAGTGATGTCCAAGCCACGGAGCCTTGTTTCTCTTCTAAAGTCAACACTGAACTGGTTGGGGCTTCTACATAAGAATCCAGATTTCCAGCTTTTCTGGAAGGGTTGGCAGTGCCCAGCTACCTTTGCTGTGGAACAAGTGATGGTTTGTGTAGCAGGACGGTGTTCTGACAGGTACAAGTCAAGCGTCTGGTTAGGGCGAAGATAGACTGTCCAGTATCCTACAGCGTACAGTTCATTGGTGTTTCAGTAGTCACAgcttgtacaaccatcaccattgTCATTCCATCGTTCCTCAACCAGGGGTGGTTTTGTTCCACTGGGGACATTTTTAATTGTCACACCTGGGGGTGCTACCAGCACCTACTGGGTAGAGACAGGGAAGCTGCTGCACATCGTGCAGCAGGGACCACCCCGCGGAGAACCATCCAGGCCCACCTCAGCCAAGCTGAGGTGGAGACAGCCAGACTACTCTGGTGCTCCAGGGTCCCCATAGGCCACTTAaagcatgtaggtcacctgatgcctctccacccctcccacaaggtgaaatttaaaaaaacaaacactgaatttCTAATGAGCCCCTGGGGCAGTTGGTAGGGAGGACTGGGAATTGGGGTTTcctgcagggcctgggggaggattGAGCACCAAGGTAAACAGACCCCAaaccttttcctcctctccctggagTGTCAGTGGTGGCTGCCAGCAACACCAGAGATGAGCTCACAGAATAACTCCCAAGTGTCCCCAATAATCCCTAGGGCCTGCAGTGCGGGGCCCAGGCCAGGCTCAGCCATGGGAGGGCAGCTGTGGGAAAGGCGGGCAGTCAGGCCTCTGGTTGTGGGGTGCAGTTGTCAGAATTAGGGTGTGATGCTGGTCCCTCATGATTATCAGTGATGTGTGTTGGGCCAGGTGCTTTGGGGAGTACTTGTTACTGCCCCCATTTACACGTGAGAGCATTTCACCTGCTCAAGGCCAGACAAGTTCTGGGTTCCTGGGGTGCTCTGCGTTCCCTTTTAGAATCAAAGTGGAGGTAAAACAAACACGGCTTAGGGGCCACAGCTGTCTGGGTAGACTCCTCTTAGAACGGTCCATTGGGGGCTGGCTGGTCACACCTTTCGGCCTCGATTTACTCTGCAGTTAAAATGGGCAGATTAAGGAATATTGAAGACTCACTTCCTTCCTGGACCACTCTCGACTGTCCTCGGGCATCAGTCTCTGTTTATGCCCTGGTGCCTTTCTCTTGGGTATTAACAGCTTGCCCAGCCAGGATTTGTGCCTCTGCCCTTGAGATTCCTGTTAAAGCCGGCGATAGCTGTAGCTTTAAGCATCTTCCTGTAGTGTAATGTAGAGCTAGTTGTCTAGTTGCTAGTTTCTAAGTTGTCCCCctcgcttcctttttttttttttttttttggctgcattgcgtcttcgttgctgtgcacgggcttttgtctagttgcagccagcaggtgctactcttcgttgtggtgcgcaggcttctcattgcagtggcttctcttgttgcagagcacgggctctacagcgcaggctcagtagttgtggcgcacgggcttagttgctccacggcatatgggatcttccgggaccagggctcgaacccatgtcccctgcattggcaggtggattcttaatgactgtgccaccagggaagtcccccctcacTTCCTGAATGACCTGGGGCGAGTCACTGATCACGGTGCCTGCACACATGTGCCATCTGGGGGAGCGGTGTTGGGAGTTGAGGCCACAAGGCCGGACGTGTGAGGCTTGGGGGACCGGCCCCCCTGACCCTGGCGCTCTCCCCACAGACCATCAAGTGCCTGCTGATCCACCCTAACCCCGAGTCTGCCCTCAACGAGGAGGCGGGCCGCCTGCTCTTGGAGAACTACGAGGAGTACGCCGCCCGCGCACGCCTGCTCACAGAGATCCACGGGGGCGCAGGTGGGCCCAGCAGCGGCAGGGCCGAGGCCAGCCGGTCCCTGGCCAGCGGGGCTGTGGCCTCCACCGCTGACCCCATGGCCCCTGGGGGCCCAGGAGGGGTCGAGGGGCCCATGGCCAAGAAGCACGCGGGTGAGCGTGATAAGAAGCTGGCAGCCAAGAAAAAGACGGACAAGAAGCGGGCGCTGCGGCGGCTGTAGTgggctctcctccctccctctcccacccgccACCCACCTGCCCCCAACTCTGTCTCTAAGTTATTTA
Coding sequences within it:
- the UBE2S gene encoding ubiquitin-conjugating enzyme E2 S, producing the protein MNSNVENLPPHIIRLVYKEVTTLTADPPDGIKVFPNEEDLTDLQVTIEGPEGTPYAGGLFRMKLLLGKDFPASPPKGYFLTKIFHPNVGANGEICVNVLKRDWTAELGIRHVLLTIKCLLIHPNPESALNEEAGRLLLENYEEYAARARLLTEIHGGAGGPSSGRAEASRSLASGAVASTADPMAPGGPGGVEGPMAKKHAGERDKKLAAKKKTDKKRALRRL